CGCTGGCCGAACTCATGGCTTCGGAGCATTACGGCACCATCGCCAAGGCCGCGCATGAGCAGGGCCTGAAAGTCTATGGCGAGGCGCTGGAAGACAATCGCCCCTCGCTGGGGGACGATATGGCGATGCGCAGCCATACCGATATTCCGATGTCCGCCATGTGGACCTTCCCGCGCGACAAGCAGCCCAACCCCAGCTATGTTGCGGACATCAAGGGCGCGGCCAGTGTGGCGCATATCTATGGGCAAAATCTGGTCGCGGCGGAAAGCATGACCTCGGCCCTGACCTATTGGGCGGATTCCCCGCGTACCTTGAAGCATGTGATCGATCTGGAGTTCGTCACCGGGGTGAACCGCCCGGTGATCCACACCAGCGTCCATCAGCCGGTGGATGACAAGGTGCCGGGCCTGTCGCTGATGATCTTCGGCCAATATTTCAACCGGCATGAGGCCTGGGCGCCGCTGGCCAGGGCCTGGGTCGATTACATCAGCCGTAATGCGCTGATGCTGCAGCAGGGCCGCAATCTGGCCGATGTTGGCTATGTCTATGGCGAGGAAGCACCGCTGACGGGGCTCTATGGGCACCAGCTGGTGGCGGATGCGCCCAAGACGCATGCCTATGATTTCGTGAACAATGATGCACTGAACACGGCGCTGAGCAATGATGGTGCCGAGCTGACCACCCCGGGCGGCGCGCGTTACAAGGCGCTCTATCTGGGCGGATCTTCACGCGAGATGTCGCTGGCGACGCTGCGCCGCATTCATGCGCTGGTGGAGGGCGGAGCCACGGTGATCGGCCTGAAGCCCACCCACAATCCCAGCCTCGCCGATACCGCGACACCGGACGCAAAACAGGCGTATGATGCCTTGCTGGGCCAGCTTTGGCCGGGGTCTGGCACGGCCACGGTGGGCAAGGGGCGGGTGATCGCATCGGGCGATGCCGAGGCGGCGCTGGCCGGGATCGGGGTGGGCTCGGATTTCCGCTACACCGGTGGTCAGGCCGACAGCGATATTCCTTTCCTGCACCGCAAACTGCCCGATGGCGACGCCTATTTCCTCGTCAACCGCCAGTTGCGTGATGAGACCATCGAGGCTCATTTCCGCGTCACCGGCATGCGGCCCGAGATCTGGCATGCGGAAAGCGGCAAGTCCGAACCGGTCAGCTATCGCAGCGAGGGCGACGAAATCATCGTACCGCTCAAGCTGGCGGGCGAGGAATCGCTTTATGTGGTGTTCCGCAAGGCGGGGCCCGCTTCGGCGGTGGTGGCGCCCAAAGCCTCCGTGGCGCTGGGGCAATTGGCGGGGCCGTGGAAGGTCGAGTTCCAGCAAGGGCGTGGCGCTCCCGCTTCGGTGACCTTGCCCCAACTGGCCGGGCTGGAGCAGAATGCCGATGCCGGGGTGAAGTATTTCTCGGGCGTGGCGACCTACAGCAAGGATTTCGCCGCGCCCAAGGGATGGAAAGCCGGGCAGCCAATGTGGCTCGATCTGGGTGATGTGCATGAGCTGGCCGAGGTGAGCGTCAATGGCACATCGGCGGGAATTGTCTGGCATACGCCCTATCGCATCGATCTGGGCAAGCTGGTGCATCCGGGCGGCAATCATCTGACGGTGCGTGTCGCCAATCTGTGGATCAACCGGCTGATCGGCGACGCCCAGCCCAATGTGACCAGCAAGGTGACCTGGACCGCTTTGCCGACCTATCGCCCCGATGCGCCTCTGCGCCCCTCGGGCCTGCTGGGACCGGTCACGCTGCAGGGCGAGGCGAAATAGGATCGCGAGGCAGGCAAGGGGTTTGCCTTCTCCGCCCCTTGCCTGATAGCGATAAGACTGGCGGTTCGGGAGCATCCCGGACCGCCATTTTGTGTGGGTGCCCGGCAGCTTATGAGGCGGAATAGGCCAGATGGATCAGGGGATATGGCTTGCCTTGCCCATCGAGGGGTGAGCGGCCCGTCCGCTTGAAGCCCATGCGCTCGTAAAAGCCGACAGCCTGATCGTTCTGCTCGTTCACATCCGTTGTCATGCCGGGATGGAGCGTGAGGCCATGGCGCACCAGCATGGCGCCAATGCCCTGCCCATGATGAGCGGGATCAACAAACAGCGCTTCCATATGGCCGTCGTCGATCAGCATGAAGGCGAGGGGGCGATCATCCGCGTCCACGGCCAGCCAAAGCGTGACCTCAGGAAGAAAGCCGCACACCAGCTCATCAAGGGCGAGCCGGTCTTCAGGGGTCAGGAAATCATGCGTGGCATCCACGGCGTTGCGCCAGATTTCGATGATACGGTGGCCCTCTCCGGGGCGTGATAGTCTGATCATGACCGTGCGATTACAAGAAGTTGGCGAAGCAAGAAAGCCTCTTGTGGCATAGGCTCAAAAAACGGCGGCACAAAAAATGGCGACCGGGAGGGCAAATCCCGATCGCCGCAGGGAGGAAAAGTGTTGGCTTAGAACTTGTGCTTCAGGCCGAATTCAAAGGTGCGCCCCAGCGTCTGGCCAAGACCTGTGCCATCGATCGTGCCGAAGCCCGCGCCCGTCACATTCTTGTAGGAGGGATCTTCATTGGCGACATTGTTGACGTTGAGCGTCAGCGTGGTGCCGCTCAGCGCGCCAGCATCCTTGATATCATAAGCGAAATAGAGGTTCACCGGATGGAAGGAGTCCACGTGGGTCTGAACGACAGAGCCGGTGGTGATCGGCGCAATATCGAAGCCTGCTGAATAGTTCATCGTGGCCCGCATCGTCAGATTGCCCACGCTGCCGCCCAGTGCCAGCGACAATTGCATCCGGCTCAAACCGCCCTGGCTGGGATCGAAGGCGCTGAGTTGGGTGGTGCCGCCCACCGCCAGGCTGGCGTTCTTGAGATAATAGGTGCCCGCCACCGAGCCATTGATCGAACCGAAGCTGGTCGGGTGCTGGTAGGTCATTTTGAAGTCCAGGCCGCGGTAATAGAAATTGCCCAGATTGGTGCGCGTGGCATTGAAGATCGCATAGGGCGTGGTGCCGTTCGCGATGTTGTTCGCCGAATAGAGCGTGGCGAGGCTGGGGCCCTGAACATGCTCGTTGCCGATCAGCGCCTGCGCCTGAGCCAGCGTGGGGTTCAGCACATAGGTGCTGGCAAAGGCGGGCGTGGTGAAGATGGAGGGCGAATAGAAGGGATAGATGTTGATGGCATGGAACAGATTGACCGCCCAATAGGTGAGGCTCATCGACAGGCCGGGGGCGAATTTCGGCTTGAAATCGGCGCCGAAGGAATAGGTGTGCGCCGTCTGCGGGCCGATGTTGTTGCCGCCGCCCGCCAGCAGGATCGTGGGGCGACCGATGTTGGCGTTGAAGTTCGAGCCCACCGGCTGATAGGGGCTGGAGAGCAGCACCTGAGCGCGGCTGTCGATGGCGCCTGCTTCGTCCTGAAGGCTGGGCGCGTTGAAGGAGGTGCCGTAATTGCCGCGCAGGGTGAAGCTGGAGGTCGGCTGATAGGTAAAGCCGATCTTGGGGTTCACCGTGCCGCCAAAGTCGCTGTAATTGTCGTAGCGCACCGATCCATCGAGGTTGAAGGCGTAGATAAAGCTGTTGCGATTGTCCGATCCCACGACAGGCACATACAATTCGCCCCAGACTGACTTCGTCGTGCGCTTCTGATTGGCGAAAGCGGCGTTGGACAAGTCACCGGGCACCGCATCGGCCTGATAGGCGACGCTCTTTTCATGCGAATATTGCGCGCCCGCTGCAACCTTCACCGATCCGCCCGGAAGACTGAACAAAGGACCGCTGACATCGAGGCGAACCTGCTCCAATGTCTGCTCATTCTGGGCGAATTGTGCGAAATTGGTGATCGACTGGATCACGGCAGGATTGGTCGCGGCGATGTTGTAGGGGTTGAGGGCCGTGGCAGTGTCCGTGGAGGCCAGCGCGGCGGATTCCGCAGCGGCATTGACCTCTGCCGAGCTGGCGTTGGTCTTGCTGTGGCCGTAATTGCCCAGCAGCGTCACATCCCAATGATGCCCCATATCGAATTTCAGCGTGGGGGTGATGCCATATTCCTGCGTCTTGGTGGTGTTGATCGCAGAATTGCCATTGGTGGCGGCGTAATTATACTGCACCGTTTCCGATGTCGCACCGCCGACCGGGATAAAATAGGGATTGGCTGACGTAATCGTACCACTGGATGCAAGCTGAGCCGTCAAGATGGTGGTGTCGCGCCGGGTCCAGAAGGCTGTCATGTCGAATTGCAGGCGATCCGTGATGCGCTGTGTCAGCGATCCGAAGACCGAATTCTGCGTTTCGGCAGGTTGCAGGTCGGTGTAGAGGTCGGCGTCGCACTTGTTGGTGGTGTTTGGTGTCAGATTGGGCAGGGCATAATTGACCCCATTGGCCACCACATTGCCGGGGTTGCAATTGGTCACCCGGTTGTCACTGCCGCCAAAGGGCGTCAGGTTGGTGCGATAATAGTTGCGATAACGCCCGAGAAGATTCGAATTGTGGCGATTTTCATAGGAGAGGATAAAGGAACCCGACCCCCAATCCTTGCCCGCCGTCGCGTTGAAGTCTTGCTTATAGTAATGATTGGCAAGGCCGTAATGGGCATCGACTTCGACCCCATTCATATGCTTGCGCGTGATAAGATTGATCGTACCCGCAATCGCATCCGAGCCATACAGCGCCGAACCGCCATCGGCCACCACATCGACCCGCTCCAGCATGCCGGCGGGAATGATGTTGATGTCAGGCGCGGTCTGCAGAATGCCCACACCCACCATATTGTGCCCGTTGAGCAGCAGCAGCGTGGCCGCGCCGCCCGCCGCGCTGATGTTGCGGATGCTGGGGCGCACGCTGGTGCCGCCGCTCAGGCCTGTGCCGGGCGTGGGCAGGGCGTTGAAGGCATTGGAGATTTCTGGAACCGTCGCCATCACATCCAGCGCGGTGGTGGCGCCCGATGCACCAATGTCGGCGCGCGACACGCCCACCACATTGGTGCCGACAGGCGCGATGCCCTTGATCAGCGTGCCGGTGACGACAATTTCACTGTCGGTGGGCTGGCTCGGCGCTGCCGGAGCAGGGGCATCGGGTGCCGGGACCGCCTGAGCGATGGCGGTGTTGGCCAGCAGGGCCAGGCTGGAGACCGAGGTAACATAGATCAGAGTTTTCAGCATAATCCCTCCCAGGGCGGGCGCGGCTCTTTCGACCGCGCTCGGTGTGACGCTTGGTCGGACTGGCTGGATCAACAGAAGTTGAGGCGCGTCCGGATCTTGTATTTGGAAGTACAGGGGGATGCAGATGCCATCCTGCACGAAATTTCCTCACCATGCACAAAACGGATTGGATGGATCGATTGGCTGTTGAGTGTTGTTTGGTTGCAACAGGATCATTTCAAGGATCTTGTCTATGAAGAAGACGGTCTCGAAGGATGCTGGATTGATGATTTTCCATATATTGGGAAAATCAACTTCATCTGATGAAGGAAACTGCGGATCATCGCAGCCCATAGCGACCTATTGAAGGTTCACGAAAGCCCCGCCATCCACCAGCAATGACGCGCCGGTGACATAGGGCGCCATGTCTGAGGCCAGAAAGATGATTGGCCCCGCCAGATCCTCGGGCTGGCCCAGGCGGCCCAGCGGGATGCGTGCCTCCATGCGGCGGCGCTTCTCCGGATCGGCCAGATCCTCGCGGTTGATTTCGGTCAGGATCGTGCCGGGCATCACCGCATTGCAGCGGATGCCATGCTTGCCCAACGCAATGGCCGCGCTCTGCATCAGCGAATGGACGCCTGCCTTGGTGGGCGTGTAATGCGTCTGGAATTCCCCGCCCACCAGCGCGGAAATCGAGGAGACGGCAACAATCGCGCCGCCTTGCCCCTGCTTCACCATCTGGTTGGCAGCGGCCTGTACCATATAATAGGCGCCATGCAGATTGACAGCAAAGGTGCGATCCACCAGCTCGACCGGCATGTCGAGAAAGGCGTGAAACGGGCAAATCCCGGCGTTGGAGACAAACACATCCACACCGCCGAAAGCCTCCACCGCGCGGGCCAGAAAGGCTTGAGCGGTTGCCGGATCGGCAACATCGCCTGACAGCGCCAGAGCCCTGCGACCCAGCGCTTCGATCTGGGCCACCACCTCCTGCGCGCGCTCATCGCTATGCAAGTAATTGATCGCCACATCAGCGCCTTGCCGCGCTGCCTCAACGGCGGTGGCGGCGCCGATGCCGGTCGATCCGCCGGTGATCAGCACGCGCTTTCCTGCCAGCAATGTCATCGATGCTCTCCTGATGGGGGTGGGCCTGACGGGGTTGGAAACGGGATCACGGCTGAGGTTTGAGCAGCCCGCGATCCTTCATCCAGGTGTAGAGTTCCTCGATCCACAGATCGCTGGACTTGCCCTGTTTGCGCATGCCGAAACCATGACCGCCCGCCTCGAACAGATGGACCTCGATCGGGCGAAGGGCGGCCTGATAGGCGGCGATCAGCCCCAGATCGCTGTGGCCGAAAAAGGGATCATCCATGGCCATGGCGGTGAACATGGGCGGTGCGTCGCCCGGGACAGGACGGGCCGTCATCGGGCCATAGATCGGTGCGATAAAATCGGGCCGACTGGCGCTATCCTCATTCAGGCCGACGCTGAGCGTCGTCATCGCCCCGGCAGAAAAGCCCACAAAGCCCACGCGACGGGGATCGACATGCCATGCCCCGCTGCGTTGCCTGATCAGTCGCACGGCGGCTTGAGCATCGGCCAGTGCTTCAGGCGGTGTCGAGGGCGTGGTTTTGTCGATGCCACTCAGCAGTCCGGTGAGTTGGCCAAGGAAGGCGGCAGGATCACGCGGCGTGGGCTTCAGGCGATATTTCAGCAAAAATGCCGCAATGCCGTGATCGGCCAGCCAGCGCGCCACCTCATAGCCTTCGCTGTCGATCGAGAGCATCATGAAGGCTCCGCCGGGTGCCACCACAACCGCCGTGCCGGTCGCCTTGGCGGGGTCCGGCAAGAAGGGCGTCAGCGTGGGCGCCGTGACATTGCGGACGATGCGGGCACCCATAAAGCTTTCCCATTGCTCGCCAGTGTCTTGCGCATTGGAGAGCAGGGGAATGGCATGCGGGTCTCGGGCGGTCGGCAGCGGCGTGATGGGCATCGCCGAAGCCGGGCCCGCCGCCCCAACCACATGCGCGGATGGGTTTTCCTGCGCGGCAGCGGGCAAGGGGAGCAGCATGCATGTTGCCAGCAGGGTGAGCGTGCAGCGCGATACAGACATGCAGCCTCCTCATGTCGCGTTTCCGCACCCGCTAAAGCCGGGTGCCGATGTCAGAATGAAAGCTAAGCTGGCCATCGTCCTGCATAAATTTGACGGATCGGGCTTTGAGGGATGCATTGCGCGAATGGCCCGAAAGAATGGACTGCAGGCCCCGCCCCATGGACCAGATCTGCGAAAAACCTCCTATCGCTTCAGCCCCGGGCCGTTCGTTTTGTGCAGAGATGCAATTCGCCCGATGGCACCCTATATGCTTGGCTGAAGGGCCTGTGACCGGGCGCCGCATTGAGGAAGCATCATGAAGCAAAGCTTCAAAATTGATTTCGTGTCCGATGTGTCCTGCCCCTGGTGCGTGATCGGGCTGAAGGGCCTTGAAACCGCGCTGGAGGAGATGGATGCGCATGCAGAGGGCGGCATTCATTTCCGCCCCTTCGAACTCAATCCGGCGATGGCTCCCGAGGGAGAGAATCTCGGCGAGCATATCGCGCGGAAATATGGTTCGACGCCCGAGCAATCCGCCGCCAACCGCGCCGCAATCCGTGAGCGTGCCGGGGCGCTGGGCTTTACGATGGCGATGTCGGAAGGCAGCCGAATCTACAACACCTTCGATGCGCATCGTCTGCTTCATTGGGCGCGGGAGGAAGGCAAGCAGCAAGCGCTCAAACTGGCGCTGTTCGCGGCCTATTTCACTCACGGCCGTGATGTGAGCGATCACGCTGTGCTGGTTGAGGTCGCCGGGGAGGTTGGCCTTGATGCTCAGCGGGCGCAGGCCATTCTGGATGGCGATACGTTTGCCTCGGCGGTGCGCGAGGAAGAGGCGCTGTGGCGTCAGCGCGGCATCAACAGTGTGCCCGCGATCATCGTCAACGATCGCTATCTCATCAGCGGCGGACAACCTGCCGAAGCCTTCGAACAGGCCCTGCGCGAGATCGCCAAAGAGACCGCCTGATAGGGTGCAAGCCCGAGGGAATGAAAGCCTCCCTCGGGCCTAATCTGCCTTATTGCACGAATTTGATGTCCGATGCCTGATCGATGGACAGGTCCTGCAGCTTCTCGCCGACAATCCCTGTGTCAGGCGCACGGCGGAACACGACCACGGCGTGGCTGTGCTGATTGGCGACCAGCACAAAGCGCCCATCCCGGGAAAAGGCGAATTCCCGTGGTTCCGTGCCCTCCACCGAGCGGCGATCGACCTGCCGCAAGGCGCCATCCTCAGGCGAGATGGCGAAGCTCACCAGCTGATTGTCCGTCCCGCGATCGGTCACCGTCAAAAAGCGACCATCCGGCGAAACATGGAGCGCGCCAGCCCCCACCTTGCCCTGAAAGCCGGCAGGGGCCAACGGCAGGGTCTGGCGCAAGGTCAGGCGCCCCTCGGCATAGTCCAGCACCGCGATTTGCCCGGCCATCTCCAGCGTCAGATAGGCCTGCTTTCCGCTGGGGGAAAAGACCAGATGGCGGGGCCCCGAACCGGGAGGGAGGGCCAGAAAGGGCTGCTCTTTCAGCGCCGAGAGCGGCGTTTCGGGATGGGAAGGGTCATAGCGATAGGCATAGATCCGGTCGGCGCCCAGATCCTGCGCAAAGACGAAACGGCCATCGGGCGAAGACACGACCGAATGGACATGAGGGCTGGCCTGCCGCTCGGGATTGACCAGGCTGGCGCGGTGGGTCTTGATCTGGCTCACCGGTTTCAGCGTGCCATCCGGGGCGATCGGCAGCACGGCCAGCGTCCCGCCCGGATCGCTCGATACCGAATAATTGGCCACGAACAGCGCGCGACCATCCTTGCTCAGGCTGGATTGCGTGGGTTCGCTGCCCAGTGAGGAGGTGCGGTTCAGAAAGCTCAGCCGTCCCGAGGCCGCATCCAGCCGATAGGCCGAAACCCGCCCCACCGGATCGCGCTGTCCCTCGCCATTTTCATCGACGGCATAGAGAAAGCGCCGATCCTGAGACAGCGTCAGCCAGGAAGGGTTTTCAGCGGACGTGACCTGCACCGGCGAGGGGGCAATATGCCCCGTCTGCTCATCGAAATGATAGAGGTAGATGCCTTTGCTTTCGCCACCGGTGTAGGTGCCGATCAGCAGCGGCACCGGCGCGGCGAGGGCAGGCGTTGCGATGGCGGCCATGGCCGTTGCCGCGATCAGATAATTCGCTCCGCGCATCCTGTATCCCTCTATGGTCTGAAGCTTGTCACCGGCTCTCCGGAGCCTTTGGATGGGCCATATCTGTCCGACAGAAATTTGTCTATCGGGCAGTTTTTCGCGCAAAATCGGAAAATCTGTCCGATCGATTTGGTGAACAGGGCGAGGCGGGGGCCTTGGTGAGACCGCGCTTGACCCAATATGGAAACCGGTGTCATTGTACGGCGATCGGCTCGCAAGCAGCCTTTTGCGATGGAGAGATGATGCCTGTCGACCGGCGTGCCTTCCTGTCTGCCTCGGCCATTACGGCACTGACGGTATCGGGTGCATCATGGGCTGCGCGGGCAGGGGCGTCTCCTATCCTGCCTACGCAGATGCCAGCGCCGCAGACTGGTGTCAGGCTCGATCCCCGCGCATTCGGCGCCAAGGGCGATGGCAGGGCCAAAGATACGCCGGCAGTACAGCAAGCGCTGGATCGCTGCGCCGTGCTGGGCGGTGGCGAGGTGGTTCTCGCGGGCGGTGTGTTTCGTGTCGGCAGCCTGCGCATCGGTTCCAACACCAGCATGCGGATCGAGAAAGACGCTGTGCTGAAAGGCTCGGACGATCTGGCCGATTATCCGGTGATCCAGGTCCGCTGGGAGGGGCGCTGGATCTCCGGCCATGCGGCTTTGCTCTGGGCTCAGGATGCGCGCAATATCCGGTTGACCGGAGGCGGGCGGATCATCAGTTCATCGGCCTTCGCGGGGCGGATCGCGCCCTCCGGCCTGCGCCATCCCGCGCTGCTGGAGTGGATCGAGGTGCGCGGGCTGACCGTCAGCGATCTGTCCACCGAGCAGGGCGACATGTGGTCCATCCACCCGGTTTACTGTGAGGACGCAAGCTTCTCCCGGCTTCTCGTGCATGGCGGGGCCGATGGGATCGACATCGATTCCTGCCGCAGGGTGCTCGTCGAAGGCTGCAGCTTCGACACGGCGGATGACTGCATCTCGCTCAAATCCGGCAGGGGGATGGAGGGCGCCACCATCGCCCGCCCGACCGAGGATGTGACGATCCGCGATTGCATATTCCGCGATTCCCGCTGGGCCTGTATCGGCATCGGCAGCGAGACCAGCGGCGGCATCCGCAATGTGCTGGTCGAGCGCTGCCGGTTCGAGCAGGCCTATACGTTCAGCATCTACATCAAAAGCCGCCCGGGGCGCGGCGCTTTTATCGAACATATCACCATGCGCGATCTGGAGGTTACTCAGGCCGGGCAGGGCTTTCTGCGCCTGAATTTCCTCGACAGCGGCAAGCAGGATCAAGTCCCGGTTCCCGGTCTGGAAGGCATCCCGCGCGTCGGCGGTTTCATCTTTGAGCGGGTGAACATCCGCAGCGTGCCCATTCTGGTGGACGGGGTGAACATCCATCCTGACAAGCCGTTGAGCGGCTTTGTGTTGCGCGATCTTCACGGCGTGAGCGAGCGCGGCATCGCTTTGGCCAATATGCGGGACGTGTCGCTGGAGAACATCAGCGTCAAGGTCAGCAAGGGTCCGTTGCTGACGCTTGCCCATGTCACAGGCAAAGGGCTTGAAGGTGCCGTAACGGGCAAAGATGTGCCACGTCCTGCCGATGTCCAGACGACGATGCCTTTTCAGCTTGGCATGGATGCGGGACGGCCAAACTGAGAATGGATAATCCAGTTATGATAATCTATCTTATGTTAAATAAAAGGACTTCAGGCCTGGGAGGCTGATTAAGCCCCCTGCCGACAGGACAGCTGCTGAAAGGCACCAGAACATGCCTCAAATCCCGATATATCTCGATCGTTTCGCCCATACTTGACCGGATCATCACCTTTGCTAGTCAAACTGATCGAGCTAGAGCATTTTCGAACGGGCCGTTGATGGTCACCGACTCGTGCAATGCGGCATTCAAAGACAAGAGCTTTTTCGCCCCCCGTGAAAAGGCTTCAGGACAGGTATCGTGATGGCAAGTGTGGCGCGAGGCGAAGGCAGGCTCTATGAGCGCATCGCGAATGAACTTCGCAAGGCGCTGAATGAAGGTGATTTCGCGGTGGGTGATCGTCTGCCGTCGGAACGCGATCTGGCCCAGCAATTCGGCGTCTCCCGGCCGACCGTGCGTGAAGCGATCATCGCGCTCGAACTCGATGGACTGGTTGAGGTGAAGACCAATTCCGGGGTCTATGTCGCAGCGCTGGCCCCCAGCGGCGGCACACCATCTGACACCGATGTCGGCCCCTTCGAGCTGCTGGAAGCGAGGCGCCTTTTCGAGGCTGAAATCGCAGGGCTGGCCGCGCAGCATATCGACGCCGCCCGGTTGGACCGGCTGCGCACGCTGGTCGTGGAGATGGACAGCAAGGACCTGCTGGAAGCCGAAGCTGCCGATCGCGAATTCCATCTGGAAATCGCGCGCGCCACGGAAAACAGCGCCATGGAAAAGACGGTGCTGATGCTGTGGAATGCCCGCGATGAATCCCCCCAATACAAGTTGCTCACCACCAAGGTGCGTGCGGCAGGCGTCGCTCCGGCGGTTTCCGAACATATGCGGATCGTCGAAGCGCTGGCCAAGGGCGACAGTGAAGCCGCCCGTGAGGCGATGCGCGAACATATCGACCGCGTGATCGACCATTTGCTCCACGCCACCGAGGTGGAAGCGGTGGAACGTGCCCGGGCCGAAG
The Novosphingobium terrae DNA segment above includes these coding regions:
- a CDS encoding SDR family NAD(P)-dependent oxidoreductase, giving the protein MTLLAGKRVLITGGSTGIGAATAVEAARQGADVAINYLHSDERAQEVVAQIEALGRRALALSGDVADPATAQAFLARAVEAFGGVDVFVSNAGICPFHAFLDMPVELVDRTFAVNLHGAYYMVQAAANQMVKQGQGGAIVAVSSISALVGGEFQTHYTPTKAGVHSLMQSAAIALGKHGIRCNAVMPGTILTEINREDLADPEKRRRMEARIPLGRLGQPEDLAGPIIFLASDMAPYVTGASLLVDGGAFVNLQ
- a CDS encoding glycosyl hydrolase, whose translation is MSAKRKAQFLRFTIFAAAAVTSASAWAQSSPSLEEQFRDPPESARPRVWWHWMNGNVTKDGIAKDFAWMKSVGIGGMTNFDANLRTPQIVPQRLVYMTPEWKDAFHFAASEAERLGLELTIASSPGWSETGGPWVKPEDGLKKLVWSETRIAGGKPFRGRLAALPGVTGPFQNMPIPSGILESLTGGKVAEAPKYGGSIAVLAVPDTAVAEGTPKGFVSGGKSIDPGHLRGDDLVTGVDVPRGTAEAPTTVTYQYDAPQTMRSANIFIAGAKTMFAKATLAVALEASEDGQSWQKIADVPMTEVPSTVSFAPVTAKTFRLVLTPLPFAGSNLGAPAEGIIDVNLLAPPKGDTISLRQFRLSNAAAIDQFEAKAGFALVNDYFSLGGPKDGAAGPAPSQVIDITSHLKPDGSLDWVAPKGNWRIIQMGYSLLGTTNHPAPPEATGLEVDKFDGEAVRRYIDHYLAMYKDAAGPGMLGAHGIRALLTDSIEVGAANWTPRMIEQFKAHRGYDPTPWLPTLSGVLIGSRDDADRFLFDYRRTLAELMASEHYGTIAKAAHEQGLKVYGEALEDNRPSLGDDMAMRSHTDIPMSAMWTFPRDKQPNPSYVADIKGAASVAHIYGQNLVAAESMTSALTYWADSPRTLKHVIDLEFVTGVNRPVIHTSVHQPVDDKVPGLSLMIFGQYFNRHEAWAPLARAWVDYISRNALMLQQGRNLADVGYVYGEEAPLTGLYGHQLVADAPKTHAYDFVNNDALNTALSNDGAELTTPGGARYKALYLGGSSREMSLATLRRIHALVEGGATVIGLKPTHNPSLADTATPDAKQAYDALLGQLWPGSGTATVGKGRVIASGDAEAALAGIGVGSDFRYTGGQADSDIPFLHRKLPDGDAYFLVNRQLRDETIEAHFRVTGMRPEIWHAESGKSEPVSYRSEGDEIIVPLKLAGEESLYVVFRKAGPASAVVAPKASVALGQLAGPWKVEFQQGRGAPASVTLPQLAGLEQNADAGVKYFSGVATYSKDFAAPKGWKAGQPMWLDLGDVHELAEVSVNGTSAGIVWHTPYRIDLGKLVHPGGNHLTVRVANLWINRLIGDAQPNVTSKVTWTALPTYRPDAPLRPSGLLGPVTLQGEAK
- a CDS encoding TonB-dependent receptor domain-containing protein, with translation MLKTLIYVTSVSSLALLANTAIAQAVPAPDAPAPAAPSQPTDSEIVVTGTLIKGIAPVGTNVVGVSRADIGASGATTALDVMATVPEISNAFNALPTPGTGLSGGTSVRPSIRNISAAGGAATLLLLNGHNMVGVGILQTAPDINIIPAGMLERVDVVADGGSALYGSDAIAGTINLITRKHMNGVEVDAHYGLANHYYKQDFNATAGKDWGSGSFILSYENRHNSNLLGRYRNYYRTNLTPFGGSDNRVTNCNPGNVVANGVNYALPNLTPNTTNKCDADLYTDLQPAETQNSVFGSLTQRITDRLQFDMTAFWTRRDTTILTAQLASSGTITSANPYFIPVGGATSETVQYNYAATNGNSAINTTKTQEYGITPTLKFDMGHHWDVTLLGNYGHSKTNASSAEVNAAAESAALASTDTATALNPYNIAATNPAVIQSITNFAQFAQNEQTLEQVRLDVSGPLFSLPGGSVKVAAGAQYSHEKSVAYQADAVPGDLSNAAFANQKRTTKSVWGELYVPVVGSDNRNSFIYAFNLDGSVRYDNYSDFGGTVNPKIGFTYQPTSSFTLRGNYGTSFNAPSLQDEAGAIDSRAQVLLSSPYQPVGSNFNANIGRPTILLAGGGNNIGPQTAHTYSFGADFKPKFAPGLSMSLTYWAVNLFHAINIYPFYSPSIFTTPAFASTYVLNPTLAQAQALIGNEHVQGPSLATLYSANNIANGTTPYAIFNATRTNLGNFYYRGLDFKMTYQHPTSFGSINGSVAGTYYLKNASLAVGGTTQLSAFDPSQGGLSRMQLSLALGGSVGNLTMRATMNYSAGFDIAPITTGSVVQTHVDSFHPVNLYFAYDIKDAGALSGTTLTLNVNNVANEDPSYKNVTGAGFGTIDGTGLGQTLGRTFEFGLKHKF
- a CDS encoding DsbA family oxidoreductase; this encodes MKQSFKIDFVSDVSCPWCVIGLKGLETALEEMDAHAEGGIHFRPFELNPAMAPEGENLGEHIARKYGSTPEQSAANRAAIRERAGALGFTMAMSEGSRIYNTFDAHRLLHWAREEGKQQALKLALFAAYFTHGRDVSDHAVLVEVAGEVGLDAQRAQAILDGDTFASAVREEEALWRQRGINSVPAIIVNDRYLISGGQPAEAFEQALREIAKETA
- a CDS encoding acetyltransferase — its product is MIRLSRPGEGHRIIEIWRNAVDATHDFLTPEDRLALDELVCGFLPEVTLWLAVDADDRPLAFMLIDDGHMEALFVDPAHHGQGIGAMLVRHGLTLHPGMTTDVNEQNDQAVGFYERMGFKRTGRSPLDGQGKPYPLIHLAYSAS
- a CDS encoding alpha/beta hydrolase — protein: MSVSRCTLTLLATCMLLPLPAAAQENPSAHVVGAAGPASAMPITPLPTARDPHAIPLLSNAQDTGEQWESFMGARIVRNVTAPTLTPFLPDPAKATGTAVVVAPGGAFMMLSIDSEGYEVARWLADHGIAAFLLKYRLKPTPRDPAAFLGQLTGLLSGIDKTTPSTPPEALADAQAAVRLIRQRSGAWHVDPRRVGFVGFSAGAMTTLSVGLNEDSASRPDFIAPIYGPMTARPVPGDAPPMFTAMAMDDPFFGHSDLGLIAAYQAALRPIEVHLFEAGGHGFGMRKQGKSSDLWIEELYTWMKDRGLLKPQP
- a CDS encoding lactonase family protein, which produces MRGANYLIAATAMAAIATPALAAPVPLLIGTYTGGESKGIYLYHFDEQTGHIAPSPVQVTSAENPSWLTLSQDRRFLYAVDENGEGQRDPVGRVSAYRLDAASGRLSFLNRTSSLGSEPTQSSLSKDGRALFVANYSVSSDPGGTLAVLPIAPDGTLKPVSQIKTHRASLVNPERQASPHVHSVVSSPDGRFVFAQDLGADRIYAYRYDPSHPETPLSALKEQPFLALPPGSGPRHLVFSPSGKQAYLTLEMAGQIAVLDYAEGRLTLRQTLPLAPAGFQGKVGAGALHVSPDGRFLTVTDRGTDNQLVSFAISPEDGALRQVDRRSVEGTEPREFAFSRDGRFVLVANQHSHAVVVFRRAPDTGIVGEKLQDLSIDQASDIKFVQ